The proteins below come from a single Halothiobacillus neapolitanus c2 genomic window:
- a CDS encoding amino acid ABC transporter ATP-binding protein, with translation MEPECKAAGKPAPQLQLYDNNASSYGDRQIFGDLDLQVRAGEIVALLGPSGSGKSTLLRCINRLETWNSGDVFIGGHRIGYSSGGLVLSPSEVARQRVEVGVGILFQHFNLFAHLTAEENIAGPLRWVHGWSQEAAAQRAQELLDRVGLGDRGDALPRHLSGGQQQRVAIARAIAPGAKVLLLDEPTPALDPEMVGEVLDVIRRLAFEEKLTMIISTHQLRFAEEVADRVIFLTDGNIVEDGPAYEVLSQPRNPLTARFIRVMSSGQTSALAL, from the coding sequence TTGGAGCCTGAATGTAAGGCAGCAGGAAAACCCGCACCACAACTGCAACTCTATGACAACAATGCTTCATCCTATGGTGATCGCCAGATTTTCGGTGACTTGGATCTTCAGGTTCGTGCCGGTGAGATCGTCGCGCTTCTCGGCCCGAGTGGATCAGGGAAAAGCACGCTACTCCGCTGCATCAATCGACTCGAAACCTGGAACTCGGGTGACGTGTTTATTGGTGGGCATCGGATCGGGTATTCGTCAGGTGGCCTTGTTCTGTCGCCAAGTGAAGTGGCCCGGCAGCGCGTCGAAGTCGGTGTCGGCATATTGTTCCAGCATTTCAATCTATTCGCGCACCTGACTGCGGAAGAGAACATCGCCGGACCGTTGCGCTGGGTTCATGGCTGGTCGCAAGAGGCGGCGGCACAACGAGCACAGGAATTGCTCGATCGAGTTGGCCTCGGTGACCGTGGGGATGCCCTGCCTCGTCATCTGTCGGGCGGGCAGCAACAACGTGTGGCGATTGCACGGGCTATCGCTCCGGGAGCCAAAGTACTCCTGCTTGACGAGCCGACCCCTGCACTTGATCCGGAAATGGTCGGAGAAGTGCTGGATGTCATTCGTAGGCTCGCCTTTGAGGAAAAACTCACCATGATCATTTCCACTCATCAATTGAGGTTCGCTGAGGAAGTCGCCGATCGCGTCATCTTCCTCACCGATGGAAATATCGTTGAGGATGGCCCCGCCTATGAGGTGCTTAGCCAACCACGCAATCCACTGACGGCCCGCTTCATCCGTGTGATGAGTTCCGGCCAGACCTCAGCGCTCGCGCTGTGA
- a CDS encoding transporter substrate-binding domain-containing protein, translating to MDPKDPSKYIGLDIDLAEALGSCLGFNVSYKPVAFAALLPTLQSGQADLVISDIYATKERAKAADFITYSKVFDGVLVAKGNPKNITGYQFFSTRDNRGREHQFC from the coding sequence CTGGACCCCAAAGATCCGAGCAAATACATCGGCCTAGATATTGATCTGGCTGAAGCACTTGGAAGTTGCCTGGGATTTAACGTGTCCTACAAACCGGTTGCGTTTGCGGCATTGCTGCCAACACTGCAAAGTGGCCAGGCGGACCTTGTGATTTCTGACATCTATGCGACGAAAGAGCGCGCCAAAGCTGCCGACTTCATTACTTACTCGAAAGTATTTGATGGTGTGCTCGTTGCAAAAGGCAACCCGAAAAATATCACGGGGTATCAATTTTTCTCTACGCGGGACAACCGCGGCAGAGAACACCAGTTTTGTTGA
- a CDS encoding IS3 family transposase (programmed frameshift): MIKRRKFSLEFKHEAVVLTRQPGVSCRQVALDIGVNPNMLSRWVREADAGLGTSFTGTGSPRDQELARLKRELAQVKKERDFLKRRVNVLREGIIERYSMIRRCRQEYPVRLMCRCLNVSSSGYYAWQDRQPSSRSLDNDRFLERIRSIHEDSQGVIGAPRMHEDLSAEGETASRNRIARLMAANGIYGWPRRKGRRWSGRSNLRPHHVRNHLQRDFTALEPQTKWVTDITEIATLEGKLFLCVVIDLFSKLVIGWSMHHRQDRHMVIRAVEMALWQRQGIGPVILHSDRGCQFTSDDYQRFLEKNALICSMSAVGHCGDNAACEGFFGMLKRERVHRTIYRTLNMARSDLFDYIERFHNPPMRRRLARQDQKFLAFLQPSVKTG, translated from the exons ATAATCAAGAGAAGAAAATTCAGCCTTGAATTCAAACATGAGGCCGTGGTGTTGACGCGTCAGCCAGGTGTCAGTTGCCGCCAGGTGGCACTTGATATCGGCGTCAACCCCAACATGCTGTCGCGCTGGGTGCGGGAAGCGGATGCGGGTTTGGGCACGTCGTTCACAGGAACGGGTAGCCCTCGAGATCAGGAGTTGGCACGATTGAAGCGTGAACTGGCCCAGGTCAAGAAGGAACGAGATTTTTTAA AGAGACGCGTCAATGTACTTCGCGAAGGGATCATCGAACGGTACTCGATGATTCGGCGTTGCCGCCAGGAGTACCCCGTACGACTTATGTGCCGCTGCCTGAATGTTTCATCCAGCGGCTACTACGCTTGGCAGGATCGCCAACCAAGTTCCCGGTCTTTGGATAATGATCGTTTCCTCGAACGGATTCGTTCGATCCATGAGGACAGCCAAGGGGTTATTGGCGCCCCTCGTATGCATGAAGATCTGAGCGCTGAAGGTGAAACTGCTAGTCGAAACCGGATTGCCCGCCTGATGGCTGCCAATGGGATATATGGTTGGCCTAGACGCAAGGGACGACGATGGTCGGGCCGCAGCAACTTGCGACCTCATCATGTGCGCAATCACCTGCAGCGGGATTTCACGGCATTGGAGCCACAAACCAAATGGGTGACCGACATCACGGAAATAGCCACCCTGGAGGGTAAGTTATTCCTCTGTGTTGTTATCGACTTGTTCAGCAAACTGGTGATTGGTTGGTCCATGCATCATCGTCAGGATCGACATATGGTCATTCGGGCAGTGGAGATGGCGCTCTGGCAACGGCAGGGCATCGGGCCTGTCATTCTGCACTCGGACCGGGGGTGTCAGTTCACCAGTGATGACTACCAGCGATTTCTAGAGAAGAACGCCTTGATCTGCAGCATGAGTGCGGTTGGTCATTGTGGTGATAACGCCGCTTGTGAGGGCTTTTTCGGGATGCTCAAACGGGAGCGGGTGCATCGTACGATTTACCGAACCCTGAATATGGCACGGTCGGACTTATTCGATTATATAGAGCGGTTCCACAACCCACCGATGCGACGTAGACTCGCCAGGCAGGATCAGAAGTTTTTAGCCTTTTTACAACCGTCCGTGAAAACGGGCTAG